In Betta splendens chromosome 1, fBetSpl5.4, whole genome shotgun sequence, the genomic stretch TGAAACGGCAACTGCGCTCGCGCCAGGCTCCGCCACTCGGATCGAGTGCCGTGGGAAGGGGAGAAGCGCGCGAGCGGGCGAGGATCGAGACTCGATGAGGGGAAACCCCGCGAGACGCGCGCGCTCCTTCTGACCATGGTTTTGGGCGCCGCGCGCTCCTCGCCGTGCGCGtaagctgctgtggaggagccaCACGCTATGAGACGCCATGGCATGGTGTGACCGAGGGGTTCAGACTCTGCTGGCCGTCGTGGGGGCCTTTGCCGCCTTCAGCCTCATGACCATCGCCATCGGCACCGACTACTGGCTTTACTCTCGTGCGTACATCTGCAACGCCACTAATGTCACCGCTGACGAGACCCAGATGCAAAGCAAGAAAGTCAAAGGCGACCTGACGCACTCCGGGCTGTGGAGAATCTGCTGCATCGAAGGTAAAAGTGGAGTCTAATAAGTTTGTGTACTACTTTTTAAACTTTGTGTTATATTCCAGCGCATTGTGTGCAATTAAATGTGATGTGTTCTTATTATTGTGTATCTGACGGTCAGAGGTTCAGTGTGTGCGGCAGAACGGAATAAAACTGGACCCGAAGAAAGGCGGCGACTGAGAGACGCGTAAAAACACAAGATCCTGTCTCATTTAAGCAAAAGAAAACGCCCGAGCGTTGTCGTGCACGTTTCCACTCAGATATCAGCCATTGGTCTCTGAAAGTCATATTCCATGAAGCAAATTGGAGGGAAAGTGTGGCTTGTGCGCAACGTGTGCGTAAAGGCGCGTTTGCGTCGTGCTTTTCGGGAAAAACAACAACGGCCGTTTCGGCTCAGCGTAAAAACCTTTAATGGTTTGAGTTGTGTTCACCGTTTCCGCGCCTTCTCTTCCTAATGTGGGAAAATGGAGCAAGTTGGAGCCACAGGAGGTCGAACGGCAACGCGCTGCCCTTCGCGTCCCTGTGATCAACCGACCGACACGGCTGGAGACTTCTGGGTTCGGCTCCTCGCGTCGACAGCGGCTCGTTAGCGCTCGGACGCGTTTGCGTATCGCCGCGCGCCACTGCTTCATTTTGGAGACGTCAAACCGACAGAAATCCATCAGCAGCGCCGCCAAAGTTGCGGTGCGTCTGCGCGTCGCGTCGCTGTCCACTGCTCCTGGTGCTGAAGTCTCGCCTCTGACTGCCTTCGTTACTTTCAAGCATCAAACCTGAAACCCGACTAGTGGAAACAAATGAACAGACCTCTTTACATTTGGAACACAGTGCCGTGCTATTTTtaccacagcagcaaaaacagagGTAGTTGCTGACTTGTTAAATATTCTCTTTGTGGAGCCCATCAGTCAAAGCGCACGCGCCCATTGATCTTTAATGACCTGACAATAGCAACGGAACGGAACCCTGCTCGTCTCTCTCCTATGAGCGCGCTGACATAAAGGCATGACATCAGTACTTTGTAAGCAGGGTCACTTGCATCTCCAGTGTTTGCCTGTGACACGAAGGCATCATCTGTCAAACGCGTAGAGAGATGTGACAGCGTTGTGGGTGGAGGTTCCACATGAAGGCGCAGCACTGGACTGTCTCCCATAGGCTGATCATGACGAATGTCGCACACATGCTTTGCTCCAGACCCCGCGTGCTTTTTTACtttaacttctttttttttaattgcatcGCTGTTTATGGGCTTCCGATGATAATCAGCTCACCGTCGCCTCCGGTCGGGAGCTTCGTCAGTTGAAGTGAGCTGGAGTTCTGCCTGTTCTTAAACATCTGTCGCCGTTTCCCCTCCACGCGCGTTGTTGCAAAGGTGTTACATGCGGAGCTGatacagacagcagctcctgctctctctctctctctctctctctttcacacccACACATCACACAGGCACTTTTGCGACAACGTTGTGAAATTCATTCTGACGTTCCTCTGGTGACACACCTGTATCTGAAGCCGACACAAACCAAAAGGCTTCAAAACTTAGACTGGGAGCGTTTCTGGCAACCAACCAAACGCTTTGCGTTCAGTCAGCCTTGTTAACCCTTTGCGTTAAACCGAATTGTATCAAATATTTAAGAGTTAGTGTTGTAGAACATTCGACGAAGGTGAGCGCTGGTGCTCAACCAGCTTTTAAGGCAAACAAAGTGGAGTCTTGTTCTGCAGCCAGTCAGGCAGAAATGCAACAAGAACTCTCACTTAGGCAGCTGGCTCTCTGATGAGTGAACGCACTGGAGTCACACTAAAGGAGGCAACGtctcaaacattaaaagatCAAACCTGGCTGATTTCCTAGTTGTTTTTCCTAGCGTGGTGATTTCAGCCCTTTCTGCGGCCGCTCGCTGGTGCGGTGGCtttgttagtgtttgtgttgggcTGGTGAATGCATTAGTAAGATGTCAAAGGCATCCTCTGAGAAGCGGAGCTAGAAATGTGATTCTGGGTTGCTGGGGGGAGGTTGCCATGGTGAATCTATGCTGAGTAATAAAAGATGGGCTCCGGTCTCTCAGACAGATGGGCTCTGGGGAGATACCTCCCCTACTGAGCTCACTCGCTCTCTCAACGTCATTCCTCAGATAATTAACTcactgtccctgtgtgtgtgtgtgtgtgtgtgtgtgtgtgtgtgtgtgctgttcacTGAAATGATCATTTCTTCATAAAAAAAGCTCATCTAAAGAATTTTTTGATGTCTTTTGGTTTATTTCCGTCAGTACTTTTCCTGTATCCAGTTACTGTACACTGAATAATTGATGTTATAAAACACATGGAGAACACATTCACTCAGTGAATAGTGAATATATTACAGTGCTTATATTTGCATTCATGCGAACATTGTTTGATACAGTAAATCAAAGCAGACATAGAGAGAAATGTTAGTGACAACATGGGGAGACGTGCGTAATTAAGACCTTCTACTGGTGAGAGACTTGAAAGAGACTGAGACAGTTGAGTTGGTGAAGATGACGAGAGTCTGAGCTCTTCAAAAGTTTTTAATGGCGGAAATCAAAGTTAGGAGCGGGACACATTGGGCGTCGATACAACAAAAACGGCGAATGAGTCGTGTCCTCATCACACATTTCAGCCTCAGACCCCGTAGCGCTTCCAGACGGGCCGTCCACCACAGAAGGCCGCGTGGCCTCGAGCGACGCTGACCAGGAGGTCAAGGCTCTCGGCAAAGGAGAAGCGGGAGCGCGGTGATTGCGGCTGCGTTAGCCGTGCCACGGCCCATCATCGCGTCTGGAAAGTcactttacagtatttacaacaATCACGAGAGACTGGATGTTagcggttgccatggttacgcaCAATAGGGATTACAGTCAGCATTTGCTGCTAACACGTATCAGGTGTATGAgttttcctcctccctttgttAGTGGAGTGAATGAATACTTCAGATGTCCCTGTGAAACAGAAATACTGAATGCatctagtagtagtagtagtaaaagtACAATAGTTCAAACGTGGTGAAGCTGATGCAccagaaaatggaaatgaaaaagaaagtaaatgtaCTGTCTTATGTAAAATCAGTTTGTATCTTGTGTAATGTAATTTGTTGCTGGAGTCAGTTAAAAGCGGTGCTTGCAGCTTTAATTGTCTTTTCAAAGTATTTATGATAAGAACATCATTACGTCGTACGTATTTGCTGCAAAATGCTGTAGATGGCCTGTTGTGTGTAGTGATTCATTAAAATGTGCCCGACCGGCCCCGAGCTGTGATTCAGATGTACAGTGCTGCACTTTAGTACAGTGTGAGCTAAGCTGTCATTATTTTGTTGCAGAGCAAACGTGAGAATCCGCGTTTCAAGTCAAGTCCGTGTTATGTGTTTACTCCCTACACGTCTCTCACACGTCTGGCGTCGGGCGCGGCCACGGAGAAACTCGCACAAAGACCGAAGTGACagggcgccgccgccgaggcCGACGCCAGACTTTAAATCAAAGTGGAACCTTTCAATATTCATAATGCTCCAATGTTTTATTCTGTTGAAAGCGGGGAGGATTTCCTCGGCGAAGAGACTGGCTCTTTGAATAGACGGTGCCTGAAGGCCTGGGAGCAGAATCTCACATCCACGGCAGCCTGTCCTCAAACGGTTCCTGACACGTATAGAGGTGAAAGCGGCTCCGCGCAGAACGCAGGTGCTCTGTGCCGAAAACAGACTCCAGGTTCGGCCTCGGCGTCGCGGTCGACGCGCCGTTCTCGTTACGCCTCATTTATCCCAAACGGACCTTTTCATGTCAGCCTCCATTCTCCTCTGACTGGCTGTCGATTCCTCCCCTCCGCGGTGTCGCCGCCATCGGATTCACGCCCTGCGCGCTTGTGGCTTCTCTGCAGGTATCAACAAAGGGAGCTGTTTTCGGATCAATCACTTCCCAGAGGATAACGACTACGATACGGACAGCTCGGAGTACATCTTACGTAAGTCGCTGCAACCCCCTCGTCTTCAAACACTCCAACCCTTAATCCTcccctcttttctttcttccacTGGTGATGGAGTTATCACCAGGGTACTTAATGTGTCATGACATTTCTATCCCTGCCCCATGAAAGTCTGATGTCATGGCAGTAATTAGAGCTATGGAAATGATGGAGTGTGGTGCGTGCCCATGAGTCATAGGGCTCATCTAAAACACGACAGTGGAGCCCACTGTGCTTATGACCAAAGCTACAGCTACGCTGAAATGTGTCCCATCATGGTGGGAGGCGTCCAATATCACCACGCAGCTTCACTCGGCGCAGGTTGAGtggaggtcaggggtcaaacATGAGTCTCGGGGCCGAACACTCGCTAACGGgcttctcctcctttcagggaTAGTCCGCGCGTCCAGCCTCTTCCCCATCCTCAGCACCGTCCTGCTGATGCTGGGCGGCCTGTGCGTCGGGGCCGGGCGCGTCTACAACAGCAGGAACAACATCCTGCTCAGCGCCGGCATCCTGTTTGTAGCTGCAGGTGAGACGAGCAGAGCGTTGTGTCATGGGCTAAACTCACGTGCGTCTCTCCACAGGAAGCTGGTTGAATCACTGTTAGTATGAAAGCTCTACTAATTTCCCTTTGATTCAACTTGAAATATCTGCTTTGGGGCTCATGTGCAAGAAGTTCCATCAGAAACCCCTTTCGTgacttcctcccctctcctcctcaggcctCAGCAACATCATCGGCATCATCGTCTACATCTCCAGCAACGCCGGCGACCCCAGCGACAAGAAGGACGAGGACAAGAAGAACCAGTACAACTACGGC encodes the following:
- the LOC114860255 gene encoding voltage-dependent calcium channel gamma-4 subunit; the protein is MAWCDRGVQTLLAVVGAFAAFSLMTIAIGTDYWLYSRAYICNATNVTADETQMQSKKVKGDLTHSGLWRICCIEGINKGSCFRINHFPEDNDYDTDSSEYILRIVRASSLFPILSTVLLMLGGLCVGAGRVYNSRNNILLSAGILFVAAGLSNIIGIIVYISSNAGDPSDKKDEDKKNQYNYGWSFYFGALSFIVAESVGVLAVNIYIEKNKETRYRARRDFIKATSSSSPYSRIPSYRYRRRRSRSSSRSTDPSREPSPVGMKAGGGGGGAALGMGLPMGDISLYALSRDPLKGASGTAGPYSPERDSGFLQVHNCFQKDAKDGANRRTTPV